One window of Pseudobacteriovorax antillogorgiicola genomic DNA carries:
- a CDS encoding DUF2383 domain-containing protein has translation MDVSMSNSTGSKLNEMLRGERAATETYAQALEKVGTDPRADGLREIQSDHIQAIQELQKHLEFRGEEVDDGIGSWGVFAKTIMGSAKLLGDHTALMALKQGEEYGLNMYAKALENDDIPPKVKSLVRGTLIPMQHAHNRKIEAIANVMQ, from the coding sequence ATGGACGTTTCAATGAGCAACAGCACGGGTTCAAAACTGAACGAGATGCTACGCGGGGAACGAGCAGCCACCGAAACCTATGCCCAGGCACTGGAAAAAGTCGGCACAGACCCACGAGCCGACGGACTCCGCGAGATCCAGTCGGATCACATTCAAGCGATTCAAGAGCTGCAGAAGCATCTTGAATTTAGGGGTGAAGAGGTCGACGACGGCATTGGCTCCTGGGGTGTTTTTGCCAAAACCATTATGGGATCAGCCAAGCTTCTTGGTGATCACACCGCACTGATGGCACTCAAGCAGGGTGAGGAATACGGTTTGAATATGTACGCCAAGGCCCTCGAAAATGATGACATTCCGCCCAAGGTGAAATCCCTTGTCCGAGGAACCCTGATCCCGATGCAACACGCTCACAATAGAAAGATCGAAGCGATCGCAAATGTGATGCAATAG
- a CDS encoding BamA/TamA family outer membrane protein — MKTKKQITILLMVLLATTASYSAEPTLTRMVCPGISIKSKLEIELTVTEKELVCDTKGPEAWRKTSLMQKEYFLTNFLQTRGYYNPKFVSKNGAMLVDFQEIASIDEVELVNNKANLQAYRFWKIYGRPMTPQSLDQLESWIRGQYGQRGYPCLSLRTKAFPRKGLVQVEIQPGDLKTIDEIDYEKLPGTIAHIGSRYYAFKESDTYDASKLQLSAQRMIEDELVISTNFVTQCEGETFKIAQKSIPGEPRLVTVGLGFDTEEYGIAELRWKNTRFTTTASKLDASLRASYRVVSAELAFDWYYAPIVMRHYLRSAVKLTRTNEDNFESRVLDLSTGPSWDFDSADHFFSLWPSLSMTRTKIVRGEGLGRSKMLSLRLQGTVSSHDHQLHRNDPRSGFDLGFTTSFAKKGIGSDLSINRYGLRSSYLANIMSFDPPIWIMGLRGSLSSTVVGSDTAEEDVPDNLKQRLGGTRNLRGFGRNLVAEDGALLSAYAGLELRLANTLAYGIQPIVFLDFGKVGEESWKFDQELYWGPGFGVHWKSPIGPLRATLARGFVESADDEKLEGDLESWQVFLSLGEQF, encoded by the coding sequence GTGAAGACGAAAAAACAAATTACAATTCTATTGATGGTATTACTCGCGACCACTGCTAGCTATAGCGCAGAACCTACCCTGACACGCATGGTCTGCCCCGGTATCTCAATAAAATCTAAACTAGAAATCGAATTGACGGTTACAGAAAAAGAGCTGGTCTGTGATACCAAAGGCCCTGAGGCTTGGCGAAAAACATCTTTGATGCAGAAAGAATACTTTTTGACTAACTTCTTACAAACTCGCGGCTACTACAATCCTAAGTTTGTCTCTAAAAATGGGGCTATGCTTGTTGATTTCCAGGAGATTGCTAGTATCGATGAGGTTGAATTAGTTAATAATAAAGCCAATTTGCAAGCCTATCGCTTCTGGAAAATCTATGGTAGACCCATGACACCCCAGTCCCTTGATCAATTGGAAAGTTGGATTCGCGGGCAGTATGGGCAACGAGGCTATCCTTGCTTGTCCTTGAGAACAAAGGCCTTTCCTCGCAAAGGCTTGGTCCAGGTTGAGATCCAACCAGGCGACCTTAAAACTATAGACGAGATCGACTACGAAAAGCTCCCAGGAACCATAGCTCATATTGGCAGCCGCTACTATGCATTTAAAGAGTCGGATACTTACGATGCTAGTAAGCTTCAATTGAGTGCCCAGCGAATGATTGAAGATGAGCTTGTGATCAGCACGAACTTTGTGACCCAGTGTGAGGGCGAAACCTTCAAGATAGCCCAGAAAAGTATTCCAGGTGAGCCAAGGCTCGTCACTGTCGGGCTGGGTTTCGATACCGAGGAGTATGGTATCGCTGAGCTTCGGTGGAAGAATACGCGATTTACCACCACCGCTTCGAAGCTTGATGCCAGCCTCAGAGCATCCTATCGAGTCGTTAGCGCCGAATTGGCCTTTGATTGGTACTATGCGCCTATCGTGATGCGTCACTATCTTCGGTCGGCAGTAAAATTGACGCGAACAAACGAGGATAACTTCGAATCTCGGGTTCTCGACTTAAGTACAGGGCCCTCTTGGGATTTCGATAGTGCGGATCACTTTTTTAGCTTGTGGCCGTCACTTTCCATGACTCGAACCAAAATTGTTCGGGGCGAGGGGCTAGGTCGGTCTAAAATGCTGTCTTTGAGACTCCAGGGTACAGTATCGAGCCACGACCATCAGCTCCATCGCAACGATCCTCGTTCGGGCTTTGATCTTGGTTTTACCACCAGCTTTGCCAAGAAAGGAATCGGTTCCGATTTGAGTATCAATCGCTACGGCTTACGATCGAGTTACTTGGCAAACATTATGAGCTTCGACCCACCGATTTGGATCATGGGCCTAAGAGGAAGCCTGTCCTCAACGGTGGTTGGCTCAGACACGGCGGAAGAAGACGTTCCAGACAACCTCAAGCAGCGTCTTGGGGGTACTCGCAACCTGCGAGGCTTTGGCCGTAACCTTGTGGCTGAGGATGGGGCCTTGCTGTCAGCCTATGCGGGGCTTGAGCTGCGCTTGGCCAATACTCTGGCTTATGGCATTCAGCCCATTGTATTTCTGGATTTTGGAAAGGTTGGCGAAGAGTCCTGGAAGTTTGATCAGGAACTATATTGGGGGCCAGGATTTGGAGTACATTGGAAATCACCCATTGGCCCGCTACGAGCCACCCTAGCCCGCGGCTTTGTAGAATCTGCTGATGATGAAAAATTGGAAGGCGATCTTGAATCATGGCAAGTCTTTCTTAGCTTGGGGGAACAGTTTTGA
- a CDS encoding translocation/assembly module TamB domain-containing protein: MTKTIAKFTLWISLILGLALTLVGGLVFWQPGLVINSKTLNYVQEKWLNDLINWQSIHVEFVRTSFWQREIRLEAEQLKVDGEGVLIEAPKLKAKATLDLRYGQLQLINLGPIEAKELNLELALKGDQEESSSSDSSFLTALADWNRLPVETIDIRIKKANLIQDSGNVSFSGHFKLTGLNQNSKDELQVIVKDLVQGDKNLGKVTIDASIQDYNYLLDPKANISLAAKANIEQIRGSLDINIASQSKLKQNLNGKLKVDLGQTAIDLNLKGTRNDTSFKGTWGVLAREVSGAMTHVSLEPCSVEGRWGKSLDDPYDIAVACDGRTKRPVLKQEDMIARFLPEEIHFQFNSDIRFLGQGEEVLHTETSLELQEIRSGAVKILGAAMAQGPVPLNAPENHRIDVTFDFRLIVEQFSGLVNQLNGSPWSVPAPFNGLDGPARCHIKGDYSKNFTTNEFPLVCKLDLASSTQKLHIDSDGKVQLIREGEDLRPHLDFDILIDGIELVAPTMQPGTPMPALTPDERIVMSDPKDQKQPKASPEKSPVSYNLRIKTKKADSIKIHSNLLKEPVPINVDLLLTHDSPLTGKVAVQDFPLELLRRQAQIRYLRVNFNREGDKAGLDGLIEFENNDYKIAMELFGTLDKPEYRLTSDPPMSDKDLMAILLFGKHPDVLDPDKLKSVGETRAAIADGAISLISMYYLASTPIESVGYSPHSGLLSAKVNVQEGLSLTLGTDGDEQRQVGLRKRLGAGWVVDTSFVSDGDSSLTRTIAMLKWGRRY; this comes from the coding sequence TTGACAAAGACGATAGCGAAATTTACCTTATGGATTAGCCTTATTCTTGGTCTTGCCCTGACCCTCGTTGGCGGGCTTGTGTTCTGGCAGCCGGGTCTTGTTATCAATTCGAAGACTTTGAATTATGTTCAAGAGAAGTGGCTGAACGATCTGATAAACTGGCAGTCAATTCATGTTGAATTTGTCAGAACATCTTTTTGGCAAAGGGAAATTAGGCTTGAGGCTGAGCAGCTTAAGGTAGATGGAGAGGGGGTCTTGATCGAAGCGCCTAAATTGAAGGCTAAAGCCACCCTTGATCTAAGATATGGTCAATTGCAGCTCATAAATCTAGGTCCGATCGAAGCCAAGGAACTGAACCTTGAGCTAGCCCTTAAGGGTGATCAGGAAGAATCGAGCTCCAGTGACTCATCATTTTTAACAGCACTAGCTGATTGGAATCGGCTCCCTGTTGAGACCATTGACATCAGGATTAAAAAAGCAAACTTGATTCAGGACTCAGGTAACGTTTCATTTTCCGGTCATTTCAAGCTAACAGGCTTAAACCAGAACTCGAAAGATGAACTACAAGTGATCGTCAAAGACCTTGTCCAAGGGGATAAAAATCTGGGTAAAGTCACCATTGATGCTAGTATTCAAGACTATAACTATCTTCTGGACCCTAAGGCAAACATAAGCCTAGCAGCGAAAGCAAACATTGAGCAAATTCGAGGCAGCCTCGATATCAATATCGCTTCCCAAAGCAAGTTGAAACAAAATTTAAACGGCAAACTTAAAGTTGATCTTGGTCAAACCGCGATCGATTTGAACCTTAAGGGAACACGGAATGATACAAGCTTCAAGGGGACTTGGGGTGTCCTCGCCAGAGAGGTGTCTGGTGCGATGACACATGTTAGTCTTGAGCCTTGTTCAGTGGAAGGTCGATGGGGAAAAAGCTTGGACGATCCTTATGATATCGCTGTGGCCTGTGATGGTCGCACCAAACGACCTGTGCTTAAGCAAGAAGATATGATTGCCCGTTTTTTGCCGGAAGAGATTCACTTCCAATTCAACAGCGACATTCGTTTCCTTGGCCAGGGAGAGGAGGTCTTGCATACGGAAACCTCACTTGAATTGCAGGAAATTCGTTCAGGAGCGGTGAAGATTCTTGGTGCTGCCATGGCGCAAGGCCCGGTGCCTTTGAATGCTCCTGAAAATCATCGTATCGATGTGACTTTTGATTTCAGGCTGATCGTGGAACAGTTCTCAGGCTTGGTCAACCAGTTGAATGGGAGTCCGTGGTCCGTACCAGCGCCGTTCAACGGGCTTGACGGCCCTGCCCGTTGTCATATTAAGGGCGACTATTCTAAAAACTTTACCACCAATGAATTTCCCCTCGTATGTAAACTAGATCTGGCATCTAGCACCCAGAAGCTTCACATCGATTCAGATGGTAAAGTGCAGCTGATTCGAGAGGGAGAAGATCTGAGGCCTCATCTGGATTTTGATATCCTTATTGACGGTATCGAGCTGGTAGCTCCAACGATGCAGCCGGGCACCCCTATGCCTGCTTTGACCCCCGATGAGCGCATTGTGATGAGTGATCCCAAAGATCAGAAGCAGCCCAAAGCGTCTCCAGAGAAAAGTCCGGTAAGCTACAATCTTCGTATCAAGACTAAGAAAGCTGACTCCATTAAGATTCACTCGAATCTTCTTAAAGAGCCAGTTCCCATTAATGTGGACTTACTGCTAACTCATGACAGCCCGCTTACGGGCAAGGTGGCTGTTCAGGATTTTCCCCTCGAACTACTAAGGCGGCAAGCCCAGATTCGGTATTTAAGGGTGAACTTCAATCGAGAAGGCGATAAAGCGGGCCTAGACGGGCTCATTGAATTTGAGAATAATGACTATAAGATCGCTATGGAACTTTTTGGAACATTGGACAAACCTGAGTATCGGCTCACCAGTGATCCTCCCATGTCGGACAAGGATCTTATGGCCATTCTATTATTTGGTAAGCATCCAGACGTTCTTGATCCCGACAAGCTCAAGTCAGTCGGAGAAACGAGAGCTGCCATCGCCGATGGCGCGATTAGCTTGATTTCCATGTACTATCTGGCTTCGACTCCTATCGAAAGCGTGGGTTATAGCCCTCATTCTGGCCTTCTATCGGCAAAGGTGAATGTTCAAGAAGGGCTTTCCCTAACTCTGGGTACTGATGGCGACGAGCAAAGGCAGGTTGGGCTTCGCAAGCGGTTGGGAGCTGGGTGGGTTGTGGATACTAGCTTTGTATCAGATGGCGACTCAAGCCTCACTCGAACCATCGCGATGCTGAAGTGGGGACGTCGTTATTGA
- a CDS encoding cyclase family protein: MQFRQLPRAVSCSLLLTAIMGSSLSAKDSGSKYGPDDRLGAINLLGPKQVKEGASLVTKGKVYSLALETNSETPAYEPRTYGIETVQAPEPFGVNQITFLDDQVTTFNGIGTQIDGFGHAGSNSVHYNGVPVESFLTPNGIQEFSTSKLPPIVTRGILLDMAKFLGKDRVAAGTPYNRKEIKGALKSQNISIESGDVVIFHAGWNQLLEVDKQQWLAAHPGLGEDGAAYLASQGVVAIGADTAALEVIPFENPEKVFPVHQKLLVDEGVYILEALRTEELARDKAYEFMFVLGVPKLGGSVQAMINPIAIR; the protein is encoded by the coding sequence ATGCAATTTAGACAGTTACCCCGAGCCGTGTCTTGCTCGCTTTTACTCACTGCTATTATGGGCAGTTCTTTAAGTGCCAAGGACTCGGGTAGCAAGTACGGGCCAGACGATCGGTTGGGCGCGATCAACCTTCTGGGGCCTAAGCAGGTTAAAGAGGGTGCGAGCTTAGTGACCAAGGGGAAGGTCTACTCCCTCGCTCTTGAAACGAATTCCGAAACACCAGCCTACGAGCCACGAACTTACGGGATCGAAACGGTGCAAGCCCCCGAGCCTTTTGGGGTCAACCAAATTACCTTTCTCGACGATCAGGTCACCACTTTTAATGGTATTGGGACTCAGATTGATGGCTTTGGTCACGCTGGAAGCAACTCAGTTCACTATAACGGAGTTCCAGTAGAGAGTTTCCTCACACCCAACGGTATCCAAGAGTTTAGCACTAGCAAGCTACCACCTATTGTAACACGAGGAATTCTGCTCGATATGGCCAAGTTTTTAGGCAAAGACCGGGTTGCTGCAGGAACTCCTTACAATCGGAAAGAGATTAAGGGAGCCTTAAAAAGCCAGAACATATCGATAGAATCTGGGGATGTTGTGATCTTTCACGCAGGCTGGAATCAGCTACTTGAGGTGGATAAGCAGCAGTGGCTTGCAGCCCACCCAGGACTAGGTGAAGATGGGGCAGCCTATCTTGCTTCCCAGGGAGTGGTGGCTATCGGTGCTGACACCGCAGCTTTGGAAGTTATTCCTTTTGAAAACCCTGAAAAGGTATTTCCAGTTCATCAAAAATTATTGGTTGATGAAGGGGTCTATATTTTAGAAGCCCTGCGAACGGAAGAGCTTGCCAGGGACAAGGCCTATGAATTTATGTTTGTCCTTGGTGTTCCAAAGCTTGGCGGATCAGTTCAAGCTATGATCAATCCAATTGCGATTCGTTAG
- a CDS encoding 7TM diverse intracellular signaling domain-containing protein, translated as MQYYKTLIVLVLLSQASVTLAVVKAAINIRDLEGQFFGKKIYYLRQNLLPKEAMDPMRERDFKLGQSDLLSFVGDKTVWLRFTLYNPYDTPKEIYLKTPSSFGTMTSIYREGRRFSNLAHNRRNQERVIEIQIPPRSTQTYFVRNFSPHAHTIAWKFWLSERRLLEEKFYQSSVLQGIFTIGSMTVLFNVMLLIAFRKLDQIYYIAHVGFFLFFTVVAAGLSGDAVVNYLGSLSLIVSSLLLTLFLIEFLDLKRYRSGELWLARGILAFYSCLALLYPADDVLALTIFALGSPLAMILSLFISAAQIMKERANSYMIGIGFLALCIGASLQVGRFTDFAMFEGVSTWIYWYAYGVANVFLLLALGRKLAAMERARRYKHMALGDQFEQLNQSQEQLARVFYPHQVAAMQSGQALVNTMPTEIGRGYVISLQLKPLGDTDDIRDSLRRYLQRCGSLCQEEYDKESLQARAFRWRELGSRLICTVGFPFSTPMGRTPADSAVQLAEEFIEILQQEFHELLHDRVTCRIGVAGGTIEGSFSQTHPVVYDLSGPALDQADRYQKIGDHRDLGQDIQGHGIILQNSVYEAIDSALQSRYLEINLQDLGIQVRDDRDAKSLYVRSYGAPSTLSLGA; from the coding sequence GTGCAGTACTACAAAACTCTCATAGTGCTAGTTCTATTATCCCAAGCCAGCGTTACCCTTGCTGTGGTTAAAGCTGCTATTAACATTCGTGACCTTGAAGGTCAGTTCTTTGGCAAAAAAATCTACTATCTGCGACAAAATCTACTGCCAAAAGAAGCGATGGACCCGATGCGGGAAAGAGACTTTAAATTAGGGCAAAGCGACCTCCTTTCGTTTGTCGGTGATAAAACTGTATGGCTGCGCTTTACTCTCTATAACCCCTACGATACCCCAAAAGAAATCTATCTTAAAACACCAAGTAGTTTTGGAACTATGACATCGATCTACCGAGAAGGCAGGCGTTTTAGCAACCTCGCACATAATCGCCGCAATCAGGAACGAGTGATTGAAATTCAGATTCCCCCTCGCTCGACGCAAACCTACTTTGTCAGAAATTTCTCACCCCACGCCCATACCATCGCCTGGAAGTTTTGGCTTTCAGAAAGACGGTTGCTTGAGGAAAAGTTTTACCAGTCATCGGTACTCCAAGGTATTTTCACGATTGGCAGCATGACGGTTCTGTTTAATGTGATGCTATTGATTGCTTTTCGGAAGCTCGATCAAATCTACTATATCGCCCACGTGGGTTTCTTTCTGTTTTTTACGGTTGTGGCAGCGGGTTTAAGTGGCGATGCAGTGGTGAATTACTTAGGAAGCCTTTCTCTTATTGTATCATCTTTGCTTTTGACCCTATTTTTAATCGAGTTTCTTGATCTCAAGCGCTATCGCAGCGGTGAGCTATGGCTAGCGCGGGGGATTTTAGCATTTTACTCCTGCTTGGCTCTCCTCTATCCTGCAGATGATGTTCTAGCACTGACGATCTTTGCTTTGGGTTCGCCATTGGCTATGATCTTAAGCCTCTTTATTTCTGCAGCGCAGATTATGAAGGAGCGTGCCAATTCCTATATGATTGGGATCGGTTTCCTAGCGCTTTGTATAGGTGCCAGCCTACAAGTAGGGCGCTTCACTGATTTTGCCATGTTTGAAGGTGTATCCACCTGGATTTATTGGTATGCCTACGGTGTTGCTAATGTGTTTCTGCTTCTCGCTTTGGGGCGAAAGTTGGCAGCTATGGAACGGGCTCGTCGCTATAAGCATATGGCACTTGGCGATCAGTTCGAGCAGCTCAATCAATCCCAGGAGCAGTTGGCTCGTGTCTTCTACCCCCATCAAGTTGCGGCCATGCAATCCGGCCAAGCTCTTGTAAATACCATGCCAACCGAAATTGGGCGAGGATATGTGATCTCATTGCAGTTAAAACCTTTAGGCGACACTGATGATATTCGCGACTCTCTTAGGCGGTACCTCCAAAGATGTGGTAGTCTCTGCCAAGAAGAATATGACAAAGAATCACTCCAAGCTCGGGCTTTTCGCTGGCGCGAGCTGGGTTCACGGTTGATTTGCACCGTTGGTTTTCCTTTTTCCACACCAATGGGGCGCACCCCTGCTGACAGTGCTGTGCAATTAGCCGAAGAGTTCATTGAAATTCTACAGCAGGAATTTCATGAATTATTGCACGATCGAGTCACATGTCGCATCGGAGTTGCTGGTGGTACCATCGAAGGTAGCTTTTCTCAGACTCACCCTGTTGTATACGATCTGTCGGGGCCAGCGTTGGATCAAGCTGATCGCTATCAGAAAATTGGAGACCATCGTGACTTGGGCCAGGACATTCAAGGCCATGGGATCATCCTTCAGAACTCAGTATATGAAGCGATAGACTCCGCACTCCAGAGTCGCTATCTTGAAATCAATCTTCAAGACTTAGGTATCCAAGTTCGTGATGACCGAGACGCTAAGTCGCTCTATGTTAGGTCTTATGGGGCTCCATCGACCTTATCTCTGGGAGCTTAG
- a CDS encoding RNA polymerase sigma factor, with protein sequence MKHWTDEALMQAHKAGKAEPFEELYSRYAGRILGYLKAKGCPDKDAEDLMQMVLFKVHHKRFHYDPNYPFATWVFTIVRNTLIDYFRRQKKEVPIENDIPNEEKPQVPIDLAAYQAKLSKRHQEALHLRYEQDLSFEEVAQHLGSNPVAARQIVSRAIRQLRKIIGEKP encoded by the coding sequence ATGAAACACTGGACGGACGAAGCCCTGATGCAAGCTCATAAAGCAGGCAAAGCTGAGCCATTTGAAGAACTTTATAGCCGCTATGCGGGTAGGATTCTTGGATACTTAAAAGCAAAAGGCTGCCCTGATAAGGATGCTGAGGATTTGATGCAAATGGTACTATTCAAGGTGCATCACAAACGATTTCATTACGATCCCAATTACCCCTTCGCTACTTGGGTGTTTACTATTGTTCGAAATACCTTAATTGATTACTTCCGCCGCCAAAAAAAAGAAGTTCCTATTGAAAATGATATTCCAAATGAGGAAAAACCACAGGTTCCCATTGATCTCGCAGCATACCAAGCGAAACTATCGAAGCGCCACCAGGAAGCCTTGCACCTGCGTTATGAACAAGATTTGAGTTTTGAAGAGGTGGCCCAACACCTAGGATCTAATCCAGTTGCAGCTAGGCAAATCGTGAGTCGAGCGATTAGACAGTTACGAAAAATCATAGGAGAGAAGCCATGA